A window from Leptospira meyeri encodes these proteins:
- a CDS encoding sodium-dependent transporter, whose translation MKERQVEHHDGWASRIGLILAVASGAIGLGNFLRFPGQAVQNGGGAFMVPYITSFLILGIPVCLAEWTMGRMGGKHGHSTPFIFREYLKGFPLKLSGTIGVMIPVMIYVYYVFIESWCLAYAYYFLTGQMSLDGSTQSEMTQQASTFFMHLTGAWANGSSFQSPIIVFFLICVLFNFLLVYRGLSKGLEAFAKIAMPMMGICATIILIRVLTIPGIESGLAVMWNPDWSKLTQPKVWISAAGQIFFSLSTGFGIALVFSSFLKKKDDVVLSSLSSASLNEFAEVVFGGMITIPVAFLFLGMQATSFGTFGMGFIALPSVFGMMPGGAFFGGLWFLVLFLAAITSSVTMLQPGILFLEEGFHLGRRKSSLILFLFTLCLCLPIIYFNKDFAALDIADFYIGTIMIYVLASIQIFIFVFKIGVEKGVKDASEGSLIPFPKSIQFVLKYITPWFLLFIFVSFCYMNLPEYLDKMNPEVMGSLAEIKGESVEDAKTKAIIARSVVIGLVLIYGFIYVLVSKALDHRKEKVVT comes from the coding sequence ATGAAAGAGAGACAAGTGGAACACCACGATGGCTGGGCCAGTCGTATCGGTTTGATTTTGGCTGTAGCAAGTGGTGCAATTGGACTTGGAAATTTTTTACGATTTCCTGGGCAAGCCGTACAAAATGGCGGTGGTGCCTTTATGGTTCCTTATATCACAAGTTTCCTCATTTTGGGAATTCCTGTTTGTTTAGCAGAATGGACCATGGGCAGGATGGGTGGCAAACACGGTCATAGCACCCCATTTATCTTTCGTGAGTATCTCAAAGGATTTCCACTCAAACTTTCTGGAACCATCGGCGTGATGATTCCTGTAATGATTTATGTATATTATGTTTTCATTGAATCTTGGTGTTTGGCTTACGCTTATTATTTTTTAACCGGACAAATGTCTCTCGATGGTTCTACGCAAAGTGAAATGACCCAACAGGCTTCAACTTTCTTTATGCATTTAACTGGTGCTTGGGCAAATGGATCTAGTTTTCAGTCCCCTATTATTGTCTTTTTTTTAATCTGTGTTTTGTTTAATTTTTTACTTGTTTATCGAGGCCTTTCCAAAGGACTCGAAGCCTTTGCAAAAATTGCGATGCCAATGATGGGAATTTGTGCTACCATTATTCTCATTCGTGTTTTAACAATTCCTGGAATTGAGTCAGGTCTTGCCGTTATGTGGAACCCAGATTGGTCAAAATTGACCCAACCTAAAGTATGGATCAGTGCTGCCGGTCAAATTTTCTTTTCCCTATCGACTGGTTTTGGGATCGCACTCGTGTTTTCTAGTTTTTTAAAGAAAAAAGACGACGTGGTTTTATCGAGTCTCTCCTCCGCATCTTTGAATGAATTCGCAGAAGTTGTGTTTGGTGGTATGATCACAATCCCTGTGGCATTTCTATTTTTGGGAATGCAGGCAACTTCTTTTGGAACTTTTGGGATGGGATTTATTGCTTTGCCTTCCGTGTTTGGAATGATGCCAGGAGGCGCATTTTTTGGTGGACTGTGGTTTTTGGTTTTGTTCTTAGCTGCGATTACCTCTTCCGTCACTATGTTGCAACCTGGTATTTTATTTTTAGAAGAAGGATTTCATCTTGGTCGTAGAAAATCCTCTTTAATTTTATTTCTTTTTACTTTATGTCTCTGCCTACCCATCATCTACTTTAACAAAGACTTTGCAGCTCTTGATATCGCCGATTTTTATATTGGAACGATTATGATTTACGTCTTAGCCTCCATTCAAATTTTTATCTTTGTTTTTAAGATTGGTGTGGAAAAAGGTGTCAAAGATGCCAGTGAAGGTAGTCTTATTCCCTTCCCTAAATCAATTCAGTTTGTTTTGAAATACATCACTCCATGGTTTTTACTTTTTATCTTTGTTTCTTTTTGTTACATGAACTTACCCGAATATTTAGATAAAATGAATCCTGAGGTCATGGGTTCTCTAGCAGAAATCAAAGGGGAAAGTGTCGAAGATGCAAAAACTAAAGCAATCATCGCTCGTTCAGTTGTGATTGGTTTAGTTTTGATTTATGGTTTTATCTATGTATTAGTTTCAAAAGCCTTGGATCACAGAAAAGAAAAGGTGGTCACATGA
- a CDS encoding LIC12015 family putative lipoprotein — MNLNKLFTLGPVLGLIFVSLLNCSKDSEILATFDGGTVTRKEMNFVIEASKRGNTEPQPISADIQAKILESIALEKILLKDAISSKKVAEADVQKIESLVNQFLKLNVYMREYVKNGLKEKPLEFVNLQLALVRGEDEATNLKNAEALAAKLNSLSDKEISEEISKVTEDMTRKPIAGKLEPFCTNCAETPLEDILTEVKKAKKGTFISYAKAGEGRIAYVVRSTGTEKVHPERLKKYFTSIFEDFKKEATEYGKTHEDAETKASVAYFTEGESADKANQFASHTMKEYEQGLYQKELKRITEESGITVANLPRFSGPNDIDPKIFTPEYSLYSARDGKSYTWKDLNADFEAIPDVLKQEYKDEKSKTWDMLNLFQSTILQGKIAETSDRVQDVGSEIGYIMQMDKMKVSLALKSLQDEIKAIPVNVTETQMRDAYEAGKMYAYADPDPKNPQNRIPKPYPAVRERIKSEMEGAQRNSFIEQKVAGLKTTYNLVIASDRLKEVTL, encoded by the coding sequence AAAGAAATGAACTTTGTGATAGAGGCTTCTAAAAGAGGAAACACTGAACCTCAGCCCATTAGTGCTGACATCCAAGCCAAAATCTTAGAAAGTATCGCTTTAGAAAAAATCTTACTAAAAGATGCGATCTCTTCCAAAAAAGTTGCTGAAGCAGATGTTCAAAAAATTGAATCATTAGTGAACCAGTTTTTGAAATTAAACGTTTATATGCGAGAGTATGTGAAAAATGGTCTAAAAGAAAAACCATTAGAATTTGTAAATCTTCAGCTAGCACTTGTTCGTGGTGAAGATGAAGCAACAAATTTGAAAAACGCTGAAGCTTTAGCTGCAAAGCTGAATTCACTTTCCGATAAAGAAATTTCAGAAGAAATTTCCAAAGTAACGGAAGATATGACAAGAAAACCGATTGCAGGAAAGTTAGAGCCTTTTTGCACAAATTGTGCGGAAACTCCTTTGGAAGACATTCTAACAGAAGTAAAAAAAGCTAAAAAGGGAACTTTTATTTCTTATGCGAAAGCCGGTGAAGGAAGAATTGCTTATGTCGTTCGTTCCACAGGAACTGAAAAAGTTCATCCAGAAAGACTAAAGAAATATTTCACATCTATTTTTGAAGATTTCAAAAAAGAGGCAACTGAATACGGAAAAACCCATGAAGATGCAGAAACAAAGGCATCTGTTGCTTACTTTACAGAAGGCGAATCCGCTGACAAAGCAAACCAGTTTGCTTCTCATACAATGAAAGAATATGAGCAGGGATTGTATCAAAAAGAATTAAAACGGATCACAGAAGAAAGCGGTATCACAGTTGCGAACCTTCCTCGTTTTTCTGGTCCAAATGATATTGATCCCAAAATTTTTACTCCTGAATACTCTTTATATTCTGCACGTGATGGAAAAAGCTACACTTGGAAAGATTTGAATGCTGACTTTGAAGCCATTCCCGACGTGCTAAAACAAGAATACAAAGATGAAAAATCCAAAACTTGGGATATGTTAAATTTATTTCAGTCTACCATCCTTCAGGGAAAAATTGCCGAAACTTCTGACCGTGTACAAGATGTTGGTTCGGAAATTGGATATATCATGCAAATGGACAAGATGAAAGTTTCTTTGGCGTTAAAATCGCTACAAGATGAAATCAAAGCCATTCCTGTGAACGTGACGGAAACACAAATGCGAGATGCTTATGAAGCTGGAAAAATGTACGCTTATGCAGATCCAGATCCTAAAAACCCGCAGAACCGCATTCCTAAGCCTTATCCCGCAGTCCGTGAAAGAATCAAATCGGAAATGGAAGGTGCACAAAGGAATTCATTTATTGAACAAAAAGTCGCAGGTTTGAAGACCACTTACAACTTAGTCATTGCTTCTGATCGTTTAAAAGAAGTTACATTATAG
- a CDS encoding helix-turn-helix domain-containing protein: protein MLRKKRGIKQYDMARALGVSPSYLSKIETGAQDPTEKFKSSCAKYLKTSVDKLFNESAVEDIYPEFSNGLKNKLWAVRRELGIKQYDFAKKLKVSTPFLSKVELGLLEPPEDFKNLVSKVLKMEKNELFLG, encoded by the coding sequence ATGCTTCGAAAGAAGAGAGGTATCAAACAGTACGATATGGCAAGGGCGCTGGGAGTTTCTCCGAGTTACCTATCCAAAATTGAGACTGGAGCCCAAGATCCGACTGAAAAATTCAAGTCATCTTGTGCAAAGTATCTCAAAACCTCTGTTGATAAGCTTTTCAACGAAAGCGCTGTGGAAGACATCTACCCTGAGTTTTCCAATGGATTGAAAAATAAACTTTGGGCAGTCCGACGTGAGTTAGGAATCAAACAATACGATTTCGCAAAGAAATTGAAGGTTTCCACTCCGTTTTTGTCAAAAGTAGAACTGGGACTATTGGAACCACCGGAAGATTTTAAGAATCTGGTCTCCAAAGTTCTAAAAATGGAAAAAAACGAGCTATTTCTCGGCTAA